The following coding sequences lie in one Myxococcus xanthus genomic window:
- the nhaA gene encoding Na+/H+ antiporter NhaA produces the protein MAQTPPTSEARPRPPVPALFRVALAPIQAFFRLEAASGILLALCAVAAMAWANSPWAATYSAVFDARMTVGVAGVHAGFTVRELINDGLMTLFFFVVGMEIKRELSSGELRTFSRAVLPLIAAMGGMIVPAALYAAFNQGTPAQAGWAIPMATDIAFSIGCLTLVRTRVSHGLVVFLTALAIFDDIGGILVIAVFYGSGLHASWLVGALGVLAVLACLNHFQVRNGVAYALAGAALWYTMHHGGIHATLSGVVLGLFMPARPLRPGRHVLEELRLYVDRALLTAMDEATRGAQILYLEERLEELEPPLNRFVHLWHVPVAYGIVPLFALANSGISLEGMGWADLLRPLPLGIIAGLFVGKQVGIFLFTWGSVKLGVADRPGGATLPQIHGVAVVAGIGFTVALFVAGLAFPTQPELLTEAKLGILVGSLLSAVVGYALLRFVAKPAVPA, from the coding sequence ATGGCGCAGACGCCCCCTACTTCAGAGGCCCGGCCCCGGCCTCCCGTGCCCGCGCTCTTCCGCGTGGCCCTGGCCCCCATCCAGGCCTTCTTCCGCCTGGAGGCGGCCAGCGGCATCCTGCTGGCCCTGTGCGCGGTGGCCGCCATGGCGTGGGCCAACTCGCCGTGGGCCGCCACCTACTCCGCGGTGTTCGACGCCCGCATGACGGTGGGGGTGGCGGGCGTCCACGCGGGCTTCACCGTCCGCGAGCTCATCAACGACGGGCTGATGACGCTGTTCTTCTTCGTCGTCGGCATGGAAATCAAGCGCGAGCTGAGCTCGGGCGAGCTGCGCACCTTCTCCCGCGCGGTGCTGCCGCTCATCGCCGCGATGGGCGGCATGATTGTTCCCGCCGCCCTCTACGCCGCCTTCAACCAGGGGACGCCCGCGCAGGCGGGCTGGGCCATCCCCATGGCCACCGACATCGCCTTCTCCATTGGCTGCCTCACGTTGGTCAGGACGCGGGTGAGCCACGGGTTGGTCGTGTTCCTCACGGCGCTGGCCATCTTCGACGACATCGGCGGCATCCTCGTCATCGCCGTGTTCTACGGTTCAGGGCTTCACGCGAGCTGGCTCGTGGGGGCGCTGGGTGTACTCGCCGTGCTGGCGTGCCTCAACCACTTCCAGGTGCGCAACGGCGTGGCGTACGCGCTGGCGGGCGCGGCGCTCTGGTACACGATGCACCACGGCGGCATCCACGCCACGCTGTCGGGTGTGGTGCTGGGCCTGTTCATGCCCGCACGCCCCCTGCGTCCGGGCCGCCACGTGCTGGAGGAGCTGCGCCTCTACGTAGACCGGGCGCTCCTGACGGCGATGGATGAGGCGACGCGGGGCGCGCAGATTCTCTACCTCGAGGAGCGCCTGGAGGAACTGGAGCCGCCGCTCAACCGCTTCGTCCACTTGTGGCACGTGCCCGTGGCGTACGGCATCGTCCCCCTCTTCGCCCTGGCCAACTCAGGCATCTCCCTGGAGGGCATGGGCTGGGCGGACCTGCTCCGGCCGCTGCCGCTGGGCATCATCGCCGGCCTCTTCGTGGGCAAGCAGGTGGGCATCTTCCTGTTCACCTGGGGCTCGGTGAAGCTGGGCGTGGCGGACCGGCCCGGCGGTGCGACGCTGCCGCAAATCCACGGCGTGGCGGTGGTGGCGGGCATTGGCTTCACGGTGGCCCTGTTCGTGGCGGGGCTGGCCTTCCCCACCCAGCCGGAGCTGCTCACGGAGGCCAAGCTGGGCATCCTGGTGGGCTCGCTGCTTTCCGCGGTGGTGGGCTACGCACTCTTGCGCTTCGTGGCGAAGCCGGCCGTCCCGGCGTAA